In a single window of the Cydia pomonella isolate Wapato2018A chromosome 2, ilCydPomo1, whole genome shotgun sequence genome:
- the LOC133515506 gene encoding uncharacterized protein K02A2.6-like, translating to MLSEAPVLGHYDADRELVVTCDAGPYGVGAVLAMRGRARGAPDTVIAYVSRALTPAERNYSQIHKEALSIIFSVRKFHQFLYGRRFTLKTDHKPLVSIFGPGNGIPSMTASRLQRWALILSAYDFDIEYVKSDDNTADALSRLIAAHKLTGSVDEDGPEQTYLHFATDAMLLDYNAVSKETRNDVLLGRIISYIRDGWPQDTDIKELKPFFNRKSELYSELDCVMWGHRVVVPTACRERVMRELHDSHMGIVKTKALARSYVWWPGLDEAVEAMCRACPVCAAVAAAPPRHAPCPWPYPSRPWARIHLDFLGPIAGVKYLVLIDAYSKWIEIAEMSSTTAKILIKKLREYFARFGLPKQIVSDNGPPFSSEEFRAFCSNNKIEQLFSAPYHPASNGAAENAVKLWKRVIKKAIMQNINTETALSRFLLMYRNTPHNATGESPAKVLLGRAVRTRLDCLKPDREQRVTDLQRRQREAAGGTQRAFDVGDLVWYRRYNVGNSQGKWEAGQVLERIGETDYTIASSVGVTHRHINQLRKRDSNGEVREPRPRNMALSYPPAQTPLLIPTGEASSSGSAESVDREVDNPPGDARVDPESNPELAQRPDPGAAAERTRPDRLRPIVNPPRRFGFEDIF from the coding sequence atgttgagcGAGGCGCCGGTTTTAGGACATTACGATGCGGATCGGGAACTGGTTGTCACCTGTGACGCGGGACCCTACGGCGTGGGCGCCGTGCTGGCCatgcgcgggcgcgcgcgcggggcgcccgacACCGTCATCGCCTATGTCTCGCGAGCGCTCACGCCGGCCGAGCGCAACTATAGTCAAATACACAAAGAGGCACtttctattatattttcagTAAGAAAGTTTCACCAATTCCTGTACGGTAGGCGGTTTACGTTGAAGACCGACCACAAGCCACTCGTGAGCATATTTGGACCGGGTAATGGTATACCCAGTATGACTGCGAGCCGGTTGCAGCGTTGGGCCTTGATATTGTCGGCGTACGATTTTGATATAGAATACGTAAAATCGGATGATAACACAGCGGACGCTCTTTCGCGACTCATAGCGGCACACAAGTTGACGGGTTCCGTAGACGAGGACGGTCCGgaacaaacatatttacattttgCGACTGACGCGATGCTTTTGGATTATAATGCGGTAAGTAAAGAAACTCGTAACGACGTATTGCTAGGTAGAATTATTAGTTATATCAGAGACGGCTGGCCCCAAGATACAGACATAAAAGAATTAAAACCCTTTTTCAATCGTAAATCGGAATTATATTCAGAGCTTGATTGCGTCATGTGGGGTCATAGGGTAGTGGTGCCAACGGCATGTCGCGAACGTGTTATGCGAGAGTTGCACGATTCGCACATGGGTATCGTGAAGACTAAGGCGCTGGCGCGTAGCTATGTGTGGTGGCCCGGCCTGGACGAGGCCGTGGAGGCCATGTGCCGCGCTTGCCCCGTGTGTGCCGCGGTGGCAGCGGCGCCCCCGCGCCACGCACCCTGCCCCTGGCCCTACCCCAGTCGTCCTTGGGCTAGGATTCATTTAGATTTCTTAGGTCCAATAGCTGGAGTTAAGTACTTGGTACTTATAGATGCGTATTCTAAATGGATAGAAATAGCAGAAATGTCGAGTACAACggctaaaatattaattaaaaaactgCGAGAATACTTTGCTAGGTTCGGCTTGCCTAAACAGATAGTGAGTGATAATGGACCTCCGTTTTCGAGTGAGGAGTTTAGAGCGTTTtgttcaaataataaaattgaacaaTTGTTTTCAGCACCGTACCATCCTGCCTCTAATGGAGCTGCTGAAAATGCGGTCAAATTGTGGAAGCGCGTAATTAAAAAAGCGATAATGCAGAATATTAATACAGAGACGGCCTTAAGTAGATTCCTATTAATGTATCGTAATACCCCTCATAATGCCACGGGCGAGAGTCCAGCTAAGGTTCTTTTAGGTCGAGCGGTGCGTACCCGGTTAGATTGTCTTAAACCTGATCGTGAACAGAGGGTTACCGATCTTCAACGCCGCCAGAGGGAGGCGGCGGGAGGTACGCAGCGAGCATTCGACGTAGGCGATTTGGTATGGTATAGACGGTACAACGTAGGGAACTCACAGGGCAAATGGGAAGCTGGGCAGGTTTTGGAGCGGATAGGGGAAACCGATTATACAATAGCTAGTTCGGTAGGAGTTACACATCGGCATATAAATCAACTAAGAAAACGCGATTCAAATGGTGAAGTCCGGGAGCCTAGACCGCGTAATATGGCATTGAGTTATCCACCGGCTCAGACACCCTTGTTGATCCCAACCGGGGAGGCGTCGAGTTCAGGGTCGGCGGAGAGTGTCGATCGCGAGGTAGACAATCCGCCAGGGGACGCGCGGGTAGATCCGGAATCGAACCCGGAGCTGGCGCAGCGGCCCGACCCAGGTGCCGCCGCTGAGCGCACGCGACCCGATCGCTTGAGACCTATTGTGAACCCCCCTAGACGTTTCGGTTTCGAGGACATCTTTTAG
- the LOC133534765 gene encoding retinol dehydrogenase 12-like: MGGELFVAFVLVIIFVIKLSVLVSKTSCESKIPMTGKVIIVTGANSGLGFETAKDLAKRGGRVIMACRNEHHALAARDRIIKETGNSEVFYKHLDLSSLASVRRFVEEINNTEKRLDVLVNNAGVNGCGHRFTEDGIVEEMQVNYFGAFLLTLLLLPLLKKTGASRIVNVSSNLHFFGRINFEHINKKGYYLNMFTYSNSKLCIILFTVELARKLRGSGVTVNAVHPGVIMTNITATSCALERFLFSSLCWISSRNVVEGAQTIIYLAIAKEVATTTGKYFIDCKERYMTKKATNKKLAADLWNYSEKIVGYQEPNNHQ; this comes from the coding sequence ATGGGAGGAGAATTATTTGTGGCGTttgttttagttattatttttgttataaaactaTCTGTGTTAGTAAGTAAAACATCGTGCGAGTCTAAGATTCCTATGACGGGCAAAGTTATCATAGTGACAGGAGCCAATAGCGGATTAGGGTTCGAAACAGCAAAAGATCTGGCGAAACGTGGAGGTCGGGTCATCATGGCCTGCCGGAACGAGCATCACGCGCTCGCAGCCCGTGATCGAATCATTAAAGAGACGGGTAACTCAGAAGTCTTCTATAAGCATCTCGACTTGTCGTCCCTTGCGTCGGTGCGACGATTCGTTGAGGAGATCAACAATACGGAGAAGCGACTGGATGTCCTTGTCAACAACGCAGGAGTTAACGGCTGTGGGCATCGTTTCACGGAGGACGGCATTGTCGAAGAAATGCAAGTCAATTACTTCGGGGCATTTCTCTTAACTCTTCTCCTTCTGCCTCTACTAAAGAAAACCGGGGCGAGCCGGATAGTAAATGTTAGTTCAAACTTACACTTTTTTGGAAGGATCAATTTTGAACACATAAATAAGAAAGGCTATTATTTGAACATGTTTACGTATAGCAACAGTAAATTGTGCATAATTTTGTTTACCGTTGAGCTAGCTCGAAAGCTGAGAGGATCAGGTGTAACGGTGAACGCCGTACACCCCGGGGTGATTATGACTAACATTACTGCTACTTCCTGTGCACTTGAACGGTTTTTGTTTTCTTCTCTCTGTTGGATTTCTTCAAGAAATGTTGTGGAAGGGGCGCAAACAATTATATACTTAGCGATAGCGAAGGAAGTTGCCACTACCACTGGAAAGTACTTTATAGATTGTAAAGAGAGATACATGACTAAAAAGgccacaaataagaaacttgcTGCTGATCTATGGAATTACTCAGAAAAAATAGTGGGCTATCAAGAACCAAATAATCATCAGTGA
- the LOC133534766 gene encoding neuromedin-U receptor 2-like: protein MYKTENFGDVNITLWTEFMEESIVFFQDFKVMYILVMCFIIVISLFINVLICLVIYFDKTMHTVTNYYLFSLAVCDLMLTFALLFVLHELSFDGTYLSETVCKIQYFGVICLWNYSILTMTALSIERYIAICHPLRIKASPKLQRVIKIISLILLVAAAETMPEMISVALVSMKPPQTLTCFTVPTVYARVVNGVLAILTFFIPLLIITTSYFMIIVKVNSSRQNDLSNGRFSHRSPRGRVNKLILAMTVAFLVCWMPHFIIRVFLAVMDPMEIINKTKWLIIIFKMITISGWFCVIVNPIIFSLVSTKFRRALKGLWRSKIRKRRNYSNK from the exons ATGTATAAGACTGAGAATTTTGGTGATGTTAATATTACGTTGTGGACGGAGTTTATGGAAGAATCTATCGTATTTTTCCAAGACTTTAAAGTGATGTATATTCTCGTTATGTGCTTCATAATAGTAATTAGCCTTTTCATAAACGTACTGATATGTCTCGTCATTTATTTCGACAAAACTATGCATACTGTTACCAATTACTACTTGTTCAGTTTGGCGGTATGTGACTTAATGCTGACTTTCGCACTGTTATTTGTGCTCCATGAACTATCTTTTGATGGTACATACCTGAGTGAAACGGTATGTAAAATCCAATATTTTGGAGTTATATGCCTATGGAATTATAGCATTTTAACTATGACCGCGTTATCTATTGAGAGATACATAGCGATTTGTCATCCCTTGAGAATAAAAGCATCTCCGAAATTGCAGCGCGTGATTAAAATAATCAGTTTAATTTTGTTGGTGGCCGCCGCAGAGACGATGCCTGAAATGATTAGTGTCGCATTGGTTAGTATGAAACCGCCCCAAACATTGACCTGCTTCACTGTTCCAACGGTGTACGCCAGAGTTGTGAACGGAGTGCTAGCTATATTAACGTTTTTTATACCACTGCTTATAATAACAACCTCGTATTTTATGATAATTGTAAAAGTAAACTCAAGTCGACAAAATGATTTATCAAACGGAAGATTCAGTCACAGAAGTCCCAGAGGAAGAGTCAATAAGTTAATAC ttgcaatGACGGTGGCCTTTCTTGTGTGTTGGATGCCTCACTTTATTATAAGAGTATTTCTCGCTGTTATGGATCCTATGGAGataattaacaaaacaaaa tggttgataataattttcaaaatgatcacCATAAGCGGCTGGTTCTGTGTCATAGTGAACCCAATTATTTTCAGTCTTGTATCCACTAAATTCAGAAGAGCACTGAAG GGTCTGTGGAGATCTAAAATACGAAAGAGGCgaaattattcaaataaatag